The Rhodopseudomonas julia DNA segment GGCAAAGGACCGGTTCTCCGGAAGAGACAGCGCCCCCCGCGCCTGATGGAGCGCTTCCTCATCAAGATCGACACCGAGGACGCGCAGCCCCGGCGCACGCACGGCGACCGACAAAGCGACGGCGCCCGTGCCGCATCCGAACTCGACGCAAAAGCCCTTGCGCCCGGGGGATACCGCGGCTTGCAGCAGGGCGGCGTCCAGGCCGGGGCGATGGCCGCTCACAGGTCTCAGGAGCGCGACACGGCCGCCGAGGAAGCCGTGACTCTGCACCCTCACCTCCTCTGCAACCATCACTCGGAGGCTTTCCTTGAGCCGAGAGAAAACTCCTCGGCGAGGCCTGCGTCGTGCAGGATGCCCTCCGCTTCGGCGTGCCGCGCGGCTTCCACGAGAACGCGTCGCGGCAATATGCCGAGCGAGCCTTCCATGATGCTCATATTGGCGTCGACGACGGAGTAACGTATGTCGGCATCACGCAAAAGCGCCTCCACAAAAGAGATCAGCGCGAGGTCGTTGGTGCGGATAAGCTCTTCCATCCAGTCACGCTCCGGTCATATAGGGGCGGGTCATTAGGGGGCATGCGTAAAAGGGGGCAGTTGCCTGGATTCCGTCAGCCTTGTAGGGCGCGTGC contains these protein-coding regions:
- a CDS encoding putative signal transducing protein; the encoded protein is MEELIRTNDLALISFVEALLRDADIRYSVVDANMSIMEGSLGILPRRVLVEAARHAEAEGILHDAGLAEEFSLGSRKASE